One Streptomyces sp. RPA4-2 genomic window carries:
- a CDS encoding LamG-like jellyroll fold domain-containing protein, giving the protein MSNIDDNPSQEPTERSRRGFLRTAALAGAGAATVGVGGTVVGGTPAFAADSAKSGRTGTWRPDQTALQFTLAVMPDTQFLYWGSQDSVNRTPQEESFRYIIDNSGIATDNIVFMAHLGDLTQDADPSSFQQVDKAFAVLDSHGAAYSVLAGNHDVTGDDSRGDTPYLQTMGPHRFKRAKTFAGADPTGYNTAHIFQAAGRSWLVLALDWRTTDQGFAWANDVIKAHPKMPVILTSHDIVASPYDDNVFPYESGDPEDNAVLSGYGQTVWDKLINDNDQIFLTLNGHYWPPGRTTRKNAAGHDVAMHITNYQNRYFGGGGMIRLYHFDLARNTIDVETINPWILAQDPESRNELAAEHARITGPVDNFSIPIDFEKRFAGFIPVPVRPARPAARELVKGTLAYWRFDGQGAAGTSLSAGQTIHDLSGKGNDLTVVTVPGAASDALTWSADHHPDQPGHASLKFVGGRNPVHGSYLSTGPKAPLNSETFTSGYTIETFVMLPLDWDSGKNGNASILSRRGSARAAGKHGKNTDPNEPLAQFAITNNGREAQFNHYPLNDTYPTTNWGHGMVELKWWHLAVVNDGRLTKLYVEGAPVVDNPNRLSVGLTSLGLPWLVGGHEYAGAVDVVFHGNVGDIRIVNRPLSMDEFLTAK; this is encoded by the coding sequence ATGTCCAATATCGATGACAACCCGTCACAAGAGCCGACCGAGCGGAGTCGGCGAGGTTTTCTGCGCACCGCGGCACTGGCCGGCGCGGGAGCGGCAACCGTAGGAGTCGGCGGGACCGTGGTCGGCGGAACGCCCGCGTTCGCCGCGGACTCCGCCAAGAGCGGCAGGACCGGCACGTGGAGACCGGATCAGACCGCCCTCCAGTTCACCCTTGCGGTCATGCCGGACACCCAGTTCCTGTACTGGGGCAGCCAGGACAGCGTCAACCGGACGCCGCAGGAGGAGTCGTTCCGCTACATCATCGACAACAGCGGAATCGCCACCGACAACATCGTGTTCATGGCGCACCTCGGCGACCTGACGCAGGACGCCGATCCGTCGTCGTTCCAGCAGGTCGACAAGGCGTTCGCCGTGCTGGACTCGCACGGTGCCGCGTACAGCGTGCTGGCCGGCAACCATGACGTGACCGGCGACGACAGCCGCGGTGACACGCCGTACCTGCAGACCATGGGCCCGCACCGGTTCAAGCGCGCGAAGACGTTCGCCGGCGCGGACCCGACCGGTTACAACACGGCGCACATCTTCCAGGCCGCGGGCCGCTCGTGGCTGGTGCTGGCCCTGGACTGGCGGACCACCGACCAGGGCTTCGCGTGGGCCAACGACGTCATCAAGGCCCATCCGAAGATGCCGGTGATCCTCACGTCGCACGACATCGTCGCTTCGCCGTACGATGACAACGTTTTCCCTTACGAGTCCGGCGACCCGGAGGACAACGCCGTACTCTCCGGCTACGGCCAGACGGTCTGGGACAAGCTGATCAACGACAACGACCAGATCTTCCTGACCCTCAACGGCCACTACTGGCCGCCCGGGCGTACGACCAGGAAGAACGCCGCCGGCCACGACGTGGCCATGCACATCACGAACTACCAGAACCGCTACTTCGGCGGTGGCGGCATGATCCGGCTGTACCACTTCGACCTGGCCCGCAACACGATCGACGTCGAGACGATCAACCCGTGGATCCTGGCTCAGGACCCGGAGTCGCGCAACGAACTGGCGGCCGAGCACGCGCGGATCACCGGCCCGGTCGACAACTTCTCCATCCCGATCGACTTCGAGAAGCGGTTCGCCGGCTTCATCCCGGTTCCGGTCCGGCCGGCCCGCCCGGCCGCCCGTGAACTGGTGAAGGGCACGCTGGCGTACTGGCGCTTCGACGGACAGGGCGCGGCCGGCACCTCGCTCTCCGCGGGCCAGACGATCCACGACCTCTCCGGCAAGGGCAACGACCTGACGGTGGTGACGGTGCCGGGCGCGGCCTCCGACGCGCTGACCTGGTCCGCCGACCACCACCCCGACCAGCCCGGGCACGCCAGCCTGAAGTTCGTCGGCGGCAGGAACCCGGTCCACGGCTCGTACCTGAGCACCGGCCCGAAGGCACCGCTGAACTCCGAGACGTTCACATCCGGGTACACGATCGAGACCTTCGTGATGCTGCCGCTGGACTGGGACTCCGGGAAGAACGGCAACGCGTCGATTCTCAGCCGCCGGGGTTCCGCCAGGGCGGCCGGCAAGCACGGCAAGAACACCGACCCGAACGAGCCGCTGGCGCAGTTCGCCATCACGAACAACGGCCGCGAGGCACAGTTCAACCACTACCCCCTGAACGACACCTACCCGACGACCAACTGGGGTCACGGCATGGTGGAACTCAAGTGGTGGCACCTGGCGGTGGTCAACGACGGCCGTCTCACGAAGTTGTACGTCGAGGGCGCTCCGGTCGTCGACAACCCGAACCGGCTGTCGGTCGGCCTCACTTCGCTCGGGTTGCCCTGGCTGGTGGGCGGCCACGAGTACGCGGGCGCCGTCGACGTCGTCTTCCACGGCAACGTCGGTGACATCCGTATCGTGAACCGTCCTCTGTCCATGGACGAGTTCCTGACCGCCAAGTAG
- a CDS encoding alpha-L-arabinofuranosidase B: protein MSLLRSIRLSDRFRRWALSTGAAGALVAGMLTLGTQPSQAAGSQPCDLYASGGTACVAAHSTTRALYSAYNGRLYQVRRASDNTTKDIGVLSAGGYANAATQDSFCAGTSCVITVIYDQSGRGNNLTQAPPGGFNGPAAGGYDNLADATAAPVTIAGHKAYGVLVAPGTGYRDNHTSGIATGDQAEGMYAILDGTHYNGGCCFDYGNAETSGLDTGNGHMEAIYFGNNKVWGSGAGNGPWVMADLENGLFSGANPHLNTNDPTVNNRFLTAVVKGEPGRWAIRGGNAQSGGLSTYYNGARPSVAGYNPMSKEGAIILGIGGDNSNGAAGTFYEGVMTSGYPSDATENAVQANITSVGYGSGVSGLAPGSRISLRATTACCTNDYLRHDDADTNVVISAVSSSSSATDKADATWVVRAGLANSACVSFESANDTGQYLRHSAFQMHLDASDGSATFAQDATFCPQPGNNGQGVAFPSVNYPERYLRHYNFTAYIAGNGGSNAWDNANAWADDTSWLVATPWA from the coding sequence ATGTCCTTACTCCGATCGATTCGGTTGTCGGATCGATTCCGACGGTGGGCGCTGTCCACAGGCGCCGCCGGCGCACTCGTCGCCGGAATGCTCACCCTCGGCACGCAGCCCTCGCAGGCGGCAGGCTCACAGCCCTGTGACCTCTACGCGTCCGGTGGCACCGCCTGCGTGGCCGCCCACAGCACCACCCGCGCCCTGTACTCCGCCTACAACGGGCGGCTCTACCAGGTCAGACGCGCCTCGGACAACACCACCAAGGACATCGGCGTGCTGAGTGCGGGCGGATACGCCAACGCAGCCACCCAGGATTCCTTCTGCGCCGGCACGAGCTGCGTCATCACCGTCATCTACGACCAGTCCGGCAGAGGCAACAACCTCACCCAGGCGCCCCCCGGCGGGTTCAACGGTCCGGCCGCGGGCGGCTACGACAACCTGGCCGACGCGACCGCGGCGCCCGTCACCATCGCGGGCCACAAGGCGTACGGCGTCTTGGTCGCCCCCGGCACCGGCTACCGCGACAACCACACCTCCGGCATCGCCACCGGCGACCAGGCCGAGGGGATGTACGCGATCCTCGACGGCACGCACTACAACGGCGGTTGCTGCTTCGACTACGGCAACGCCGAGACCAGCGGCCTCGACACCGGCAACGGCCACATGGAGGCCATCTACTTCGGCAACAACAAGGTCTGGGGCTCGGGGGCCGGCAACGGCCCCTGGGTCATGGCCGACCTGGAGAACGGCCTCTTCTCCGGGGCCAACCCGCATCTCAACACGAACGACCCGACGGTCAACAACCGATTCCTGACCGCCGTCGTCAAGGGTGAGCCGGGCCGCTGGGCCATCCGGGGCGGCAACGCCCAGTCCGGCGGGCTGTCGACCTACTACAACGGCGCCCGTCCCAGCGTCGCGGGTTACAACCCGATGAGCAAGGAAGGCGCCATCATCCTCGGCATCGGCGGAGACAACAGCAACGGGGCCGCCGGCACGTTCTACGAAGGTGTCATGACCTCCGGCTACCCGTCGGACGCCACCGAGAACGCTGTCCAGGCCAACATCACCTCGGTCGGATACGGTTCGGGAGTGAGCGGACTCGCCCCCGGCTCGCGGATATCGTTGCGAGCCACGACAGCGTGCTGCACCAACGACTACCTCCGCCATGACGACGCCGACACCAACGTGGTGATCTCCGCCGTCTCCTCGTCCAGTTCGGCCACGGACAAGGCGGACGCCACCTGGGTCGTCCGCGCGGGGTTGGCCAACAGCGCCTGTGTGTCCTTCGAGTCAGCCAACGACACCGGCCAGTATCTGCGGCACTCGGCCTTCCAGATGCATCTCGACGCCAGTGACGGCAGCGCCACGTTCGCGCAGGACGCGACGTTCTGCCCTCAGCCCGGCAACAACGGCCAGGGAGTCGCCTTTCCCTCCGTGAACTATCCGGAGAGGTATCTGCGCCACTACAACTTCACCGCCTACATCGCCGGCAACGGTGGGTCGAACGCCTGGGACAACGCGAACGCATGGGCCGACGACACCAGTTGGCTCGTGGCCACCCCCTGGGCGTAG
- a CDS encoding DUF4232 domain-containing protein: MNAYRNTDQTAVRPAAGARGNRRISRAVLAGAAVAGLGLAGTAVAQAAPASATSAKATPTCSASALKATFGQKLAGGMNHQGVVINLRNLSGRTCALRGYPGLGLENSAHKTLASHTHWGDTWYAASPAKKTLILKDGESAEAVISWSHANTGTSGAVHASYLQVTPPAATQHKTLAFPQWVDNGDLKVTALARHIDVNE; this comes from the coding sequence ATGAACGCTTACCGGAACACGGACCAGACCGCGGTCCGCCCAGCGGCCGGTGCTCGCGGCAACCGCCGAATCAGCCGTGCGGTGCTCGCGGGGGCCGCCGTCGCCGGGCTGGGTCTCGCGGGTACCGCTGTCGCACAGGCCGCACCCGCCAGTGCGACCAGCGCGAAGGCGACGCCCACCTGTTCCGCCTCCGCTCTGAAGGCGACCTTCGGTCAGAAACTGGCCGGCGGCATGAACCACCAGGGCGTGGTCATAAATCTCCGCAACCTCAGCGGCAGGACGTGCGCGCTGCGCGGCTACCCCGGGCTGGGCCTGGAGAACTCCGCACACAAGACGCTCGCCTCGCACACCCACTGGGGTGACACCTGGTACGCCGCCAGCCCCGCAAAGAAGACCCTCATCCTCAAGGACGGCGAGAGCGCCGAGGCGGTCATCTCCTGGAGCCACGCCAACACTGGCACCTCCGGCGCGGTGCACGCCTCGTACCTCCAGGTCACCCCGCCCGCCGCCACACAGCACAAGACACTGGCCTTTCCCCAGTGGGTCGACAACGGTGACCTGAAGGTCACCGCACTGGCCAGGCACATCGACGTGAACGAGTAA
- a CDS encoding SDR family oxidoreductase has protein sequence MDLGLKDRAYIVTGGTRGLGRAAARELVADGARVVISGRDEKSVAAAEAELGGEGRAVGIVADNADTGTPDRLISAARDAFGRLDGVLVSVGGPPVGTSDTIDDDQWRTAFESVFLGAVRLSRAVAEELDEGGVIGLVLSSSVYEPIPGLALSNALRPGLAGYAKNLANELGPRGIRVVGLVPAYIETDRARELDARYGDSDAARERATAGVPLRRYGTPDEFGRTAAYLMSPAASYLTGVMLSVDGGVRRGF, from the coding sequence ATGGATCTTGGACTGAAGGACCGGGCGTACATCGTCACCGGTGGCACCCGCGGTCTGGGCAGGGCAGCCGCACGCGAACTGGTGGCGGACGGAGCGAGGGTGGTCATCAGCGGCCGCGACGAGAAGTCGGTCGCCGCCGCCGAGGCCGAGCTCGGCGGGGAGGGACGGGCGGTCGGGATCGTGGCGGACAACGCCGACACAGGGACCCCGGACCGGCTGATCAGCGCGGCCCGCGACGCCTTCGGCCGGCTGGACGGGGTGCTCGTCAGTGTCGGGGGACCGCCCGTGGGCACGTCGGACACCATCGACGACGACCAGTGGCGCACCGCCTTCGAGTCGGTCTTCCTCGGCGCGGTGCGGCTGTCCCGCGCGGTCGCGGAGGAGCTGGACGAGGGAGGCGTCATCGGCCTCGTCCTCTCCAGCTCCGTGTACGAGCCGATTCCAGGTCTCGCGCTCTCCAACGCCCTCCGGCCGGGCCTGGCCGGCTACGCGAAGAACCTCGCGAACGAGCTGGGCCCGAGGGGCATCCGCGTGGTCGGCCTCGTACCCGCCTACATCGAAACCGACCGGGCACGCGAACTCGACGCGCGGTACGGCGACTCCGATGCCGCCCGCGAGCGTGCCACCGCGGGTGTTCCGCTGCGGCGCTACGGAACCCCGGACGAGTTCGGCCGCACCGCGGCCTACCTGATGTCACCCGCCGCGTCGTACCTGACGGGGGTGATGCTGTCGGTCGACGGTGGCGTGCGCAGAGGCTTCTGA
- the mdlC gene encoding benzoylformate decarboxylase — MTEHSTVHSVTYDLLRTLELTTVFGNPGSTEQPFLQEFPEDFTYVLGLQEGSVVAMADAFAQVTGRPALVNLHSSAGVGNAMGNLVAAYHGNTPLIITSGQQHRELVIGDPYLGNREAVTMPKPWVKWSYEPARAEDVPEAFMRAYAEALQPPTGPVYLSIPMDDWRKPLSGFTRVRTVSDCVAPDTGRLRAFADRISASRRPALVFGPEVDRSGGWDAAVSLAEKLRASVYGAPLLDRVSFPEDHPQFRGPLGMSVKTISDRLTGHDLVVVIGAEVFRYYPYVPGDYLPPDTELLQITGNPAVAAAARVGDSLLGDPTLAVELLLDMVTEGSARTAPEPMPRPRELPRTPNSPLTPPEVYAALSRVRPPDAVIVNESTSTMAQQIEWLPTTRTGSFFATASGGIGWGTPAAVGVALADRERGVERPVIGLIGDGSFQYSVQAIYTAAQHDLPVVYVVMRNHEYSILKSFAVLEETPGVPGLDLPGLDIASLARGFGCRAVDVETTDDLEREFTAALSAGTTTVIVVPTQPQKAML, encoded by the coding sequence ATGACCGAGCACTCCACCGTTCATAGCGTGACCTACGACCTGCTGCGCACCCTCGAACTCACCACCGTCTTCGGCAATCCCGGCTCCACCGAGCAGCCGTTCCTGCAGGAATTCCCCGAGGATTTCACCTACGTCCTTGGACTGCAGGAGGGGTCCGTCGTCGCGATGGCCGACGCCTTCGCCCAGGTGACCGGCCGCCCCGCGCTGGTCAACCTGCACTCATCGGCCGGGGTGGGAAACGCGATGGGCAACCTGGTGGCGGCCTACCACGGAAACACGCCGCTCATCATCACGTCGGGACAGCAGCATCGGGAACTGGTGATCGGGGATCCGTATCTCGGTAACCGTGAGGCCGTCACGATGCCGAAACCGTGGGTGAAATGGTCGTATGAACCCGCGCGCGCCGAAGACGTCCCCGAGGCTTTCATGCGGGCCTATGCGGAGGCGTTGCAGCCACCGACGGGACCGGTCTACCTGTCGATTCCCATGGACGACTGGAGGAAGCCGCTTTCCGGTTTCACCCGGGTGCGGACCGTGAGCGACTGCGTCGCCCCCGACACCGGGCGGCTGCGCGCGTTCGCCGACCGCATCTCCGCCAGCCGTCGTCCCGCACTGGTCTTCGGGCCGGAGGTCGACCGCAGCGGCGGCTGGGACGCGGCCGTCTCCCTCGCGGAGAAGCTGCGCGCTTCCGTCTACGGCGCCCCACTGCTGGACCGTGTGTCGTTCCCCGAGGACCACCCCCAGTTCCGCGGTCCGCTGGGGATGTCGGTGAAGACCATCAGCGACCGGCTGACCGGGCACGACCTGGTGGTCGTCATCGGGGCTGAGGTGTTCCGCTACTACCCCTACGTACCCGGCGACTACCTGCCCCCGGACACGGAACTCCTGCAGATCACCGGCAATCCGGCGGTTGCCGCGGCGGCACGCGTGGGCGACAGCCTGCTGGGCGATCCCACGCTGGCGGTCGAACTGCTCCTGGACATGGTGACGGAAGGCTCGGCGCGGACCGCTCCGGAACCGATGCCACGACCCCGTGAACTGCCGCGGACGCCGAACAGCCCGCTCACCCCGCCCGAGGTCTACGCCGCCCTGAGCCGAGTCCGGCCGCCCGACGCGGTCATCGTCAACGAGTCGACCTCCACGATGGCGCAGCAGATCGAGTGGCTCCCCACCACCCGGACCGGATCGTTCTTCGCCACCGCCAGCGGGGGCATCGGCTGGGGTACCCCGGCCGCCGTCGGCGTCGCGCTCGCCGACCGGGAGAGGGGCGTGGAGCGGCCGGTGATCGGTCTGATCGGCGACGGTTCCTTCCAGTACTCCGTGCAGGCCATCTATACGGCGGCCCAGCACGACCTCCCGGTCGTCTACGTGGTCATGCGCAATCACGAGTACTCGATCCTCAAGTCGTTCGCGGTGCTGGAGGAGACCCCCGGAGTGCCCGGACTCGACCTGCCGGGGCTCGACATCGCGTCGCTGGCCCGCGGCTTCGGGTGCCGTGCGGTCGATGTGGAGACCACCGACGACCTGGAACGGGAGTTCACGGCGGCCCTGAGCGCCGGCACCACCACGGTCATCGTCGTACCCACCCAGCCCCAGAAAGCGATGCTGTAG